Proteins found in one Muntiacus reevesi chromosome 2, mMunRee1.1, whole genome shotgun sequence genomic segment:
- the TMEM248 gene encoding transmembrane protein 248 translates to MLSTNPLESLKLYSSSRPPLVVFMISVSAMAIAFLTLGYFFKIKEIKSPEMAEDWNTFLLRFNDLDLCVSENETLKHLTNDTAALESTVTSGQARTSTQSPQPLEDAGPVNISVAITLTLDPLKPFGGYSRNVTHLYSTILGHQIGLSGREAQEEINITFTLPTSWSSDDCALHGHCEQVVFTACMTLTAHPGVFPVTVQPPHCVPDTYSNATLWYKIFTTARDANTKYAQDYNPFWCYKGAIGKVYHALNPKLTVIVPDDDRSLINLHLMHTSYFLFVMVITMFCYAVIKGRPSKLRQSNPEFCPEKVALADA, encoded by the exons ATGCTCAGCACCAACCCCCTGGAGAGCCTGAAGCTGTACAGCAGCAGCCGGCCGCCCCTGGTGGTGTTCATGATCAGCGTCAGCGCCATGGCGATCGCTTTCCTGACCTTGGGCTATTTCTTCAAgatcaaggagatcaagtcaCCAGAGATGGCAGAG GACTGGAATACTTTTCTCCTGCGGTTTAATGACTTGGACTTGTGTGTCTCAGAGAATGAAACGTTAAAGCATCTCACAAACGACACCGCAGCTCTGGAAAGCACAGTGACCAGCGGCCAGGCCAGGACGTCCACGCAGTCCCCACAGCCCCTGGAGGATGCGGGCCCAGTGAACATCTCGGTAGCCATCACCCTCACCCTGGACCCACTCAAACCCTTTGGCGGGTACTCGCGAAACGTCACGCATCTGTATTCCACCATCCTCGGGCATCAGATCGGACTCTCGG gcagggaagcccaggaggagATAAATATTACCTTCACCCTGCCCACATCCTGGAGCTCGGACGACTGTGCCCTTCACGGGCATTGTGAACAGGTGGTGTTCACAGCCTGCATGACCCTCACAGCTCACCCCGGCGTGTTCCCCGTCACCGT aCAGCCGCCGCACTGTGTTCCTGACACCTACAGCAACGCCACGCTCTGGTATAAGATCTTCACCACGGCCAGGGATGCCAACACAAAATACGCTCAAGACTACAACCCTTTCTGGTGTTACAAGGGGGCCATTGGAAAAGTCTACCATGCTTTAAACCCCAAGCTTACAGTTATTGTTCCAGAC GATGACCGCTCGTTAATAAACTTGCACCTTATGCACACCAGTTACTTCCTCTTCGTGATGGTGATAACGATGTTTTGCTACGCGGTTATCAAAGGCAGACCCAGCAAACTGCGTCAGAGCAATCCTGAATTCTGTCCTGAGAAG GTGGCTTTGGCAGACGCCTAA